In a single window of the Elaeis guineensis isolate ETL-2024a chromosome 6, EG11, whole genome shotgun sequence genome:
- the LOC105047555 gene encoding LOW QUALITY PROTEIN: protein SUPPRESSOR OF PHYA-105 1 (The sequence of the model RefSeq protein was modified relative to this genomic sequence to represent the inferred CDS: inserted 1 base in 1 codon): protein MQLWIFLRLFLAHLAPEVCPSYSVQVLHLNRMEGNAEVNETIESSTEAAHLKRKENDQPLQQPDSHNALETAAPVVSQESDWPENFSLLRSSEMFLETMAGKKISHNTASQSGTEPLFANPGSSNDPGVMVEELTLKNYKRPSLSIGGSSSSGERPLVRKGLWQNFTRLADGLRDMAPKESMTMDHQEDTGKVFPLPPRVQRPLPCVHLDPNHSKVSEHLAASDKCMASRNAPTRSPSWIRTKVLPAXGFPQFLIKNTLKGKGVAYRHQGTHDAAGMLIRCQNVERPNANCEIVANLSHRPSAKADGMALLGDGNGGVSDPHYIGISLREWLTLKRHKINKIERLHVFKQILELVDISHSQGLALHHLRPSYFIILPSNQVKYVGSFIPQGQMKQLSGSVNQDFYPLEHHLKRKRYMEQACEILMLKHQQLIEHLSTSTQHHIYPPRVGLKGKGQGGEIDVHVSSARNFEYDLREQLRFGEPHDTCNISNSPSISSSSTQQSISEFLKLEQSWYASPEEPNESICPFSSNIYSLGVLLFELFCYFESWEVHSAAMSDLRHRILPPNFLSESPKEASFCLWLLHPEPSSRPKTRDVLLRDLISEGRDLSSSDCSSAAIDEEDAEADLLLHFLLSLKEQKEKRAAKLVAELGCLNADVEEAEKRHSSRVNFVSNVKDLQSNFSDISEMYSCKEPVQAEDVSRMSRSSIYQERLMRNIDQLENAYFSMRSRIEISETNAPTRSDIDILKIRGKCYGVENDTDDMWKESSDRLGAFFDGLCKYARYSKFEVRGSLKNVDILNSANVICSLSFDQDEDYFAAAGVSKKIKIFEFNALLNDSVDIHYPLIEMSSRSKLSCVCWNNYIKNYLASTDYEGVVQLWDASTGQGFAQFIEHQKRAWSVSFSQVDPTKLASGSDDCSVKLWSINEKNCLDTIRNVANVCCVQFSSHSSQLLAFGSADYKIYCYDLRNTRIPWCTLAGHGKAVSYVKFLDSETLVSASTDGSLKLWDLNRTNASGLSSGACTLTLSGHTNEKNFVGLSVCDGYIACGSETNEVYAYYKTFPMPITSHKFGSIDPITGQETSDDNGQFVSSVCWRGKSNMVVAANSSGSIKVLQMV from the exons ATGCAACTATGGATTTTTTTGAGATTGTTTTTAGCCCATCTGGCTCCTGAAGTTTGCCCGTCCTATTCTGTTCAAGTGCTTCATTTGAACCGCATGGAAGGGAATGCTGAAGTGAATGAGACCATAGAGAGCTCAACAGAGGCTGCTCACCTCAAAAGGAAAGAGAATGATCAGCCACTGCAGCAACCAGATAGTCACAATGCATTGGAAACAGCTGCTCCAGTTGTCTCTCAAGAATCTGATTGGCCTGAAAATTTCTCTCTGCTGCGTTCATCTGAGATGTTTCTGGAAACTATGGCTGGAAAGAAAATAAGTCACAATACAGCTTCACAATCTGGGACTGAGCCACTTTTTGCAAACCCTGGCTCTTCAAATGATCCTGGAGTTATGGTGGAAGAGCTGACTCTGAAGAACTACAAGCGTCCTAGCTTGTCTATTGGTGGCAGCTCTAGTAGTGGAGAAAGGCCACTTGTGAGGAAAGGCCTATGGCAGAATTTTACAAGGCTTGCAGATGGACTGAGAGATATGGCACCGAAAGAATCAATGACAATGGACCATCAAGAGGATACAGGGAAAGTCTTTCCGCTCCCACCTAGAGTTCAGAGACCTCTGCCTTGCGTACATCTGGACCCAAATCATTCTAAGGTCTCTGAGCATTTGGCTGCAAGTGATAAGTGCATGGCCTCAAGAAATGCCCCGACAAGATCGCCTAGCTGGATCCGAACTAAGGTCCTACCTG TCGGGTTTCCACAATTTTTGATCAAAAACACCTTGAAGGGTAAGGGGGTCGCATATAGACATCAAGGAACTCATGATGCCGCTGGCATGCTGATCCGATGTCAAAATGTCGAAAGGCCTAATGCCAATTGTGAGATAGTTGCTAATTTATCCCATAGACCCAGTGCAAAAGCAGATGGAATGGCACTTCTTGGTGATGGCAATGGTGGGGTTTCAGATCCCCATTACATTGGAATTAGCTTGAGGGAATGGCTTACCCTGAAGCGCCACAAGATAAACAAGATCGAGAGGCTGCATGTCTTTAAGCAGATCCTGGAGCTCGTTGATATCTCCCACTCTCAAGGACTTGCTTTACATCATTTACGGCCATCATATTTCATAATACTGCCTTCAAATCAAGTTAAATATGTTGGCTCTTTTATCCCCCAAGGTCAGATGAAGCAGTTGTCAGGCTcagtaaatcaagatttttatccTTTGGAGCATCACTTGAAAAGGAAAAGGTACATGGAACAGGCCTGTGAAATTTTGATGCTAAAGCATCAACAACTTATTGAACACCTTAGTACCAGTACTCAGCATCATATTTATCCTCCCAGGGTTGGCTTGAAAGGGAAGGGTCAAGGTGGAGAAATTGATGTCCATGTTTCTAGTGCAAGAAATTTTGAGTATGATTTAAGGGAACAATTAAGATTTGGGGAACCACATGACACTTGTAACATATCCAACAGTCCAAGCATATCTAGTTCCAGCACCCAGCAGTCAATATCTGAATTTTTGAAGCTGGAGCAGAGTTGGTATGCTAGTCCAGAGGAGCCAAATGAGAGTATATGCCCTTTCTCCTCGAACATCTACAGTCTTGGGGTTCTTCTTTTTGAG CTCTTTTGCTATTTTGAATCATGGGAAGTGCATTCTGCTGCTATGTCAGATCTCCGCCATCGGATTCTTCCTCCAAATTTTCTATCAGAAAGTCCTAAGGAGGCTAGTTTTTGTCTTTGGTTACTGCATCCAGAGCCTTCTTCTCGTCCAAAGACAAG GGATGTACTGCTACGTGACTTAATATCTGAAGGTAGAGATTTGTCATCCTCAGATTGCTCATCAGCAGCTATTGATGAGGAAGATGCAGAAGCAGATTTGTTGTTACATTTCCTCTTATCTTTGAAAGAACAAAAAGAGAAGCGGGCTGCCAAGTTAGTAGCAGAACTTGGATGTTTAAATGCAGATGTTGAAGAGGCTGAGAAAAGACACTCATCAAGAGTCAATTTTGTTTCTAATGTCAAAGATCTGCAATCTAACTTCAGTGATATCTCAGAGATGTACTCTTGCAAAGAACCTGTACAGGCGGAGGATGTATCTAGGATGTCCAGGTCAAGCATTTATCAGGAGAGGTTGATGAGGAATATAGATCAACTTGAAAATGCATATTTTTCCAtgagatccagaattgagatatCAGAAACTAATGCTCCAACACGTTCAGATATTGATATTCTGAAGATTCGTGGTAAATGTTATGGAGTTGAGAATGATACTGATGACATGTGGAAGGAATCATCTGACCGTCTTGGAGCTTTTTTTGATGGTTTATGCAAGTATGCTCGATATAGTAAATTTGAAGTTCGTGGAAGTTTGAAGAATGTGGATATCCTTAACTCTGCAAATGTTATTTGTTCATTGAGTTTTGACCAGGATGAAGACTACTTTGCTGCTGCTGGAGTATCaaagaaaattaagatttttgAGTTTAATGCTCTTTTAAATGACAGCGTTGATATTCATTACCCTTTAATTGAGATGTCAAGTCGATCCAAGCTCAGCTGTGTCTGTTGGAATAATTATATCAAGAACTATTTGGCTTCAACAGACTATGAAGGTGTAGTTCAG TTATGGGATGCAAGCACCGGTCAAGGATTTGCACAGTTCATAGAGCATCAAAAAAGAGCTTGGTCCGTCAGTTTCTCACAAGTGGATCCAACTAAGCTTGCCAGTGGAAGTGATGACTGTTCTGTGAAACTTTGGAGCATTAATGAG AAAAATTGCCTCGACACAATCAGGAATGTGGCCAATGTATGCTGTGTCCAATTCTCATCACACTCCTCCCAGTTGTTGGCTTTTGGTTCTGCTGATTACAAGATATATTGTTATGATCTACGGAATACTAGAATCCCCTGGTGTACTCTGGCTGGACATGGAAAGGCAGTTAGCTATGTGAAATTCTTAGACTCAGAAACACTTGTTTCCGCATCAACTGATGGCTCCCTCAAGCTTTGGGATCTCAATAGAACCAATGCTAGCGGGTTGTCGAGTGGTGCTTGCACTCTGACCTTAAGTGGTCATACCAATGAGAAG AACTTTGTGGGTTTATCTGTTTGTGATGGATATATAGCATGTGGCTCGGAAACAAATGAA GTTTATGCTTACTATAAAACTTTTCCCATGCCAATAACTTCACACAAGTTTGGCTCCATTGATCCAATCACGGGGCAAGAGACAAGTGATGATAATGGACAATTTGTCTCAAGCGTCTGCTGGAGAGGCAAGTCAAATATGGTTGTTGCTGCAAACTCCAGCGGTAGCATAAAGGTGTTGCAGATGGTTTAA